The genomic segment TGCTCAGCCGCGGGATGGTGATTGAGCCGTCTGTCTTGCCGCCGGAGATTTTCATGGGCGGTTTCACCCGTGTGGACTCGCCGCTGCCGACGCTGGATGAGGCCAATCAGCGGCTGGTTCAGGAGGCGCTTCGCATCACCAAAGGACGCAAAATGGAAGCGGCCAGGATTCTCGGCATCGAACGCCGGCGTCTCAATCGGCTCCTCGAAAAGCTGAATATTGAGCCCGCCAAGTTCAAAGACCACTGACGGATAACGTCATTGTAGAGCATATTTGTCTTCTTAATGTTTTTGCTTTTTTCAGGAAAATGGCATTGACAGGGGGGCGATTGCCCTTATAATATCTCGCTTTCTGAGAAATGACGGGAGTAGAATTGATATGAAAAGCTTTTTGGCAAAAAAAGGCCAAGTCGAGCGGAAATGGTGGCTTGTGGATGCGGAAAACAAGGTGCTCGGACGCTTGGCCTCGAAAGTGGCGATGATTCTGATGGGCAAAACCAAGCCCATTTATACTCCTCATGTTGATACAGGGGATTATGTAATCGTCGTGAATGCGGAAAAGATTCGGCTGACCGGACGGAAGCCCCAAACCAAGACGTACACTACGTTTAGTCTCTATCCGGGCGGCCAGAAGATTATTCCGTTTTCGAGGATGATTCAGCGGCATCCGGAGCGGGTGATTCAGAAAGCCGTCCAGCGCATGCTGCCGAAAAATCCTCTCAGTGAGCACATGTTGAAGAAGTTGAAGATTTACAAAGGGCCTCATCACGAGCATGCGGCTCAGAAACCGGTGAAATTAGAATTGTAACAGCGATTCAGGCAGAGCTATGGCTGAAAACGAAACGTACCTGATTGATCCGAAGATTCTGGAGAAAAGTG from the Anaerohalosphaeraceae bacterium genome contains:
- the rplM gene encoding 50S ribosomal protein L13 gives rise to the protein MKSFLAKKGQVERKWWLVDAENKVLGRLASKVAMILMGKTKPIYTPHVDTGDYVIVVNAEKIRLTGRKPQTKTYTTFSLYPGGQKIIPFSRMIQRHPERVIQKAVQRMLPKNPLSEHMLKKLKIYKGPHHEHAAQKPVKLEL